The following are encoded in a window of Narcine bancroftii isolate sNarBan1 chromosome 2, sNarBan1.hap1, whole genome shotgun sequence genomic DNA:
- the vps18 gene encoding vacuolar protein sorting-associated protein 18 homolog, with the protein MGSILEEYEDSQARARARPPSLPHQHSGIGQSGYVSARLEEEKPIFSKQRIDFTPLGVITHLVVCNSQLCMNMGKDTLLRIDLGKPDQPNEIEVGRKDDARIHKLFLDPTGSHLLISLTSNECLYLNRNSQKVKNFSRWKGHLIESIGWNKHMGNESSTGPILVGTSQGQLYEAEIVASEERLFVSGPDQYFKNVYNLEEDGSPALVCCLEIERSTDGRLFVIATTRKRLYQFVGKAPEGADIHMFHPMFSQYANTLPSFQEFPASLGYSEISFYTSKLRSHPRSFAWMMGNGVLYGTLDFTRPDSLLSDVQVWEYSADIVPELERPRSIVLTQFHFLLLLPDRVKAICTLNGQLVFEDVFPDKFGRLLRMVKDSVTGMIWIYTEKAVFRYHIQKESRDVWQMYMNMGKFELAKEYCKDRPECLDTVLAREADHCFRNKKYVESAKYYALTQKYFEEIALKFIEAKQEEALKEFLLKKLKNLKLEDRTQLTLLVTWLTEIYLNWLGTLEGEKGKHSQFDATREEFRKFLSGSKIKECLLNNRSTIYDLLASHGNVEDMVFFSVIMQDYERVVAHHCQHDDYTAALEVMSKCQDPTLFYKFSPVLMQHIPKPVVDAWIDMRKRLDPKNLIPALVNYSQIGSSAQVCEAIRYLEFCVHQLEVTDQAIHNYLLSLYAKYKPKALLWYLEQAGSNANYIHYDLKYALRLCAENHQNQACVHIYKTMELYEEAVDHALKMDVDLAKSCADMPEDDEELRKKLWLKIARHVVQEEKDVKKAMVCLSSCNLLKIEDILPFFPNFVTIDHFKEAICSSLQEYNKHIDELKQEMEEATESAKRIREDIQEMRNKYGVVESQEKCASCDFPLLNRPFYLFLCGHMFHSDCLLQEVIPHLSPFKQSRLEELQRRLMATVQSKSRQRCKEGEASDRSQQSRDQIKSDIDDLVAAECIYCGELMIKSIDKPLFDPQKCEEENSSYL; encoded by the exons GATCGATCTTGGAAAACCAGACCAGCCAAATGAGATTGAAGTGGGTCGCAAAGATGATGCTCGTATTCACAAACTATTTCTGGATCCCACAG GGTCTCATCTGCTGATCAGCCTCACCTCCAATGAGTGCCTCTACCTCAACAGAAATTCGCAGAAGGTGAAAAACTTCTCTCGCTGGAAAGGACACTTGATTGAGAGCATTGGGTGGAACAAACATATGGGTAATGAGAGCAGCACAGGGCCTATCCTGGTGGGGACCAGCCAGGGACAGTTGTACGAGGCAGAGATAGTGGCATCGGAAGAGCGGTTGTTTGTCTCTGGTCCTGACCAGTACTTCAAGAATGTCTATAATCTTGAGGAAGATGGGTCCCCAGCTCTGGTCTGCTGCCTGGAGATTGAGCGAAGCACCGATGGTCGGCTGTTTGTCATTGCCACTACGCGCAAACGATTGTATCAGTTTGTCGGCAAAGCCCCTGAGGGTGCTGATATACACATGTTTCACCCCATGTTCAGCCAGTACGCCAACACCTTGCCAAGCTTCCAGGAGTTCCCAGCCAGCCTGGGCTACAGTGAGATCTCCTTCTACACTTCCAAGCTGCGGTCCCACCCTCGATCGTTCGCTTGGATGATGGGGAATGGTGTGCTGTACGGCACCTTGGACTTCACCCGGCCTGATTCCCTCCTCAGTGACGTGCAGGTGTGGGAATATTCAGCTGACATTGTCCCTGAGCTCGAGCGCCCCCGATCCATTGTCCTCACCCAATTCCACTTCCTGCTATTGCTTCCCGATAGGGTGAAAGCCATTTGCACACTGAACGGACAGCTGGTCTTCGAAGATGTATTCCCTGACAAGTTTGGCCGCCTCCTCCGCATGGTCAAAGATTCAGTGACTGGAATGATCTGGATATACACAGAGAAGGCAGTGTTCCGCTATCACATTCAGAAGGAATCCCGAGACGTCTGGCAGATGTACATGAACATGGGGAAGTTCGAACTAGCCAAGGAGTATTGCAAGGACCGGCCTGAGTGTCTGGACACTGTCCTAGCTAGGGAGGCGGACCACTGCTTTCGAAACAAGAAGTACGTTGAAAGTGCTAAGTATTACGCGCTGACTCAGAAGTATTTTGAGGAGATCGCCCTGAAATTTAttgaagccaagcaagaagaggcgcTGAAGGAGTTCCTTCTGAAGAAGCTGAAGAACCTGAAGTTAGAGGACAGGACTCAGCTGACACTGTTGGTGACATGGCTGACCGAAATCTACCTGAATTGGCTGGGTACACTTGAGGGTGAGAAGGGCAAGCACAGCCAGTTTGATGCAACCAGGGAGGAATTCCGCAAATTCCTGAGTGGCTCCAAAATAAAGGAGTGCTTGCTGAACAACCGTTCAACCATCTACGACTTGCTGGCCAGTCACGGCAATGTGGAGGACATGGTCTTCTTCTCCGTGATCATGCAGGATTACGAGCGAGTGGTGGCTCATCACTGCCAGCATGATGATTACACTGCGGCCTTGGAAGTCATGTCCAAGTGCCAGGACCCCACTCTGTTCTACAAGTTCTCTCCTGTCCTCATGCAGCACATTCCCAAGccagtggtggatgcctggattgACATGCGGAAGCGACTGGATCCCAAAAACCTCATTCCAGCGCTGGTCAACTACAGCCAGATTGGGAGCTCGGCGCAGGTCTGTGAAGCGATCCGGTACCTTGAGTTTTGTGTCCACCAGCTGGAAGTGACAGACCAGGCCATTCACAACTACTTGCTGTCGCTCTACGCCAAGTACAAGCCCAAGGCCCTGCTGTGGTATCTGGAACAAGCGGGCTCCAATGCCAACTACATTCACTATGACCTGAAGTATGCACTGCGCCTCTGTGCAGAAAACCACCAAAATCAGGCTTGTGTGCACATATACAAAACAATGGAACTGTATGAAGAGGCAGTGGATCATGCTCTTAAG atggatGTGGATCTTGCTAAATCATGTGCAGACATGCCGGAGGATGATGAAGAGCTCCGGAAGAAGCTGTGGCTGAAGATTGCTCGGCATGTGGTCCAGGAGGAGAAGGATGTGAAGAAGGCCATGGTTTGTCTGTCCAGCTGCAACCTGCTGAAAATCGAAGACATTCTGCCATTCTTCCCCAACTTTGTGACCATTGACCATTTTAAGGAGGCCATCTGCAGCTCTCTCCAGGAGTACAACAAGCACATTGATGAGCTCAAGCAGGAGATGGAGGAGGCAACTGAAAGTGCCAAGCGAATCCGTGAAGACATCCAAGAAATGAGAAACAAGTATGGGGTGGTGGAGTCTCAGGAGAAGTGTGCATCCTGTGACTTCCCGCTGCTAAACCGCCCCTTCTATCTGTTCCTGTGTGGCCACATGTTCCATTCCGACTGCCTGCTGCAGGAAGTCATCCCCCACCTTTCCCCCTTCAAACAAAGCAGACTGGAGGAGCTGCAGAGAAGACTGATGGCTACTGTTCAGTCGAAATCCCGACAGCGCTGTAAGGAAGGAGAGGCCAGTGATCGGAGTCAGCAGTCCCGTGATCAGATCAAGTCAGACATTGATGACCTTGTGGCAGCTGAATGTATCTATTGTGGAGAATTGATGATTAAATCAATAGACAAACCTTTATTCGACCCACAGAAATGTGAGGAGGAGAACAGCAGCTATCTGTAA